Proteins co-encoded in one Aspergillus luchuensis IFO 4308 DNA, chromosome 6, nearly complete sequence genomic window:
- a CDS encoding uncharacterized protein (COG:S;~EggNog:ENOG410Q0BQ;~InterPro:IPR036864,IPR007219,IPR001138;~PFAM:PF00172;~go_function: GO:0000981 - DNA-binding transcription factor activity, RNA polymerase II-specific [Evidence IEA];~go_function: GO:0003677 - DNA binding [Evidence IEA];~go_function: GO:0008270 - zinc ion binding [Evidence IEA];~go_process: GO:0006351 - transcription, DNA-templated [Evidence IEA];~go_process: GO:0006355 - regulation of transcription, DNA-templated [Evidence IEA]), whose amino-acid sequence MPPASTPTSGPSPPISKRRKTRKGTFSCWECKHRKRRCEFEPLKGSTCLYCQSRGIPCISQEHADPRSRSSAFQISERICHVESLVDQLIRQRDSCQPQVQPPAQGRDRASSPRPKEALIPSPFQQLCKSLAAVLPHPNTAALILTKGRFFSLPFQACRSPVRDQSAVFSGLEQSGDVSRLPLPTSHPIQYAQKLIELALGLQQLDLTSFPRPQLQLQLQLNHSTGHSSRRYLDLAARHVTSQDTLVDSLDGLDTLLLEARYYINTGELQSAWLIFRRALNIAQLIGLPRKSDEAESRAESLWIQLVYNDRFLSLMLGLSCEVKDIELLDRETLNKYSPLRKLYRIHAVIAGRIIVRNVHMQHCDRLSQSTYDHYAVTRGIDDELRKETRSVPIDCWKVPTLESTLSDTDKMDRVSMLITQMHQYYLVILLHQPYLLLQLRNHTEFSLSALTCVLPEYSYSIQVVVPASREVLSRCLEFRNIRPILSYRGLEHKAFISAVTLLLSHILGHRSGSENVLEHQRPQDLAMIQQAIDTLAEVCTLDSPNRDSAIKTRSRLSRLLNIEAEAADGINYIACIERDNVGPDNALCHTSHQGLRFPIPYFGVICIIPEPVPDLQLNGLLSESAQAIGPDTAQLGPCLDSQGLPSTVTELDIGRGLHSQLALLSDVQSELQSLFDWTGDPNILYED is encoded by the coding sequence ATGCCTCCCGCCTCAACGCCGACATCGGGGCCCTCACCCCCGATATCCAAGCGACGTAAAACACGCAAGGGCACCTTCTCGTGCTGGGAGTGCAAGCATCGAAAGCGACGCTGCGAGTTCGAGCCCCTGAAGGGCTCTACTTGTCTTTATTGCCAGTCGCGAGGCATTCCCTGCATCAGCCAGGAACATGCCGATCCACGAAGCCGCAGTAGCGCCTTTCAAATATCGGAGCGGATTTGCCACGTTGAATCCTTGGTCGACCAGTTGATTCGGCAGCGTGACAGCTGTCAACCTCAGGTCCAGCCACCGGCTCAGGGTCGCGACCGAGCGAGTTCCCCCCGGCCGAAAGAAGCCTTGATACCATCGCCCTTTCAGCAGCTGTGCAAATCCCTCGCGGCTGTACTGCCTCATCCGAATACGGCCGCGCTCATTTTGACCAAGGGTCGATTCTTCAGTCTTCCTTTCCAGGCTTGCCGGTCCCCAGTCCGAGATCAATCGGCTGTCTTCTCTGGTCTAGAACAGTCTGGAGATGTTTCCAGGCTACCATTGCCTACGTCCCATCCGATCCAATATGCTCAGAAACTCATAGAGCTCGCCCTCGGCTTACAGCAGCTGGATCTCACGTCATTTCCACGCCCAcaactgcagctgcagctgcagctaaATCATTCCACTGGCCACTCTTCTCGACGTTATCTCGATCTAGCAGCTCGCCACGTAACGTCGCAAGACACACTCGTAGATTCccttgatggtcttgataCTCTGTTACTGGAAGCCCGTTATTACATCAATACCGGGGAGCTGCAGTCAGCTTGGCTGATCTTTCGCCGTGCTCTGAACATTGCCCAACTGATCGGACTTCCTAGGAAAAGTGACGAAGCAGAGAGCCGCGCGGAATCGCTCTGGATTCAGCTCGTATATAATGATAGATTTCTGTCGCTAATGCTAGGTCTTTCATGTGAGGTGAAAGACATTGAGCTCCTGGATAGGGAGACGTTGAATAAATACTCACCTCTTAGAAAGCTATATCGCATCCATGCTGTCATCGCAGGTCGGATAATCGTCCGGAATGTGCATATGCAGCATTGCGATCGGCTATCTCAGAGCACATACGATCATTATGCAGTGACACGCGGCATAGATGATGAACTAAGAAAGGAAACCCGATCAGTGCCCATAGATTGCTGGAAAGTTCCCACACTAGAAAGTACGTTGTCAGATACCGACAAGATGGACAGAGTCTCTATGCTCATCACCCAAATGCACCAATATTACCTCGTGATCCTCCTTCACCAACCGTACTTGCTCCTGCAACTCAGGAATCATACAGAATTCAGCCTTTCAGCATTAACTTGTGTTCTACCAGAATATTCATACAGCATACAAGTGGTTGTCCCTGCAAGCCGTGAAGTACTGAGCCGCTGTCTCGAATTCCGGAATATACGACCCATCCTTTCTTATCGTGGGCTTGAGCATAAAGCTTTCATCTCCGCAGTGACACTGCTCTTATCTCATATCTTGGGACACCGATCGGGATCTGAGAACGTCTTGGAACATCAACGCCCTCAAGACCTGGCCATGATACAACAGGCTATTGACACCTTAGCCGAAGTCTGCACATTGGATAGCCCAAATAGAGATTCTGCAATCAAGACAAGAAGTCGGTTAAGCAGACTCCTAAATATTGAGGCGGAGGCAGCCGATGGCATCAATTACATTGCATGCATTGAACGGGACAATGTTGGCCCAGATAATGCTCTATGTCATACCTCCCATCAGGGCCTGAGGTTTCCCATTCCATACTTCGGAGTCATCTGCATAATTCCTGAGCCAGTCCCAGATCTGCAATTAAATGGCCTACTTTCGGAATCTGCACAGGCAATAGGACCAGACACTGCGCAACTTGGGCCATGCCTTGACTCACAAGGACTTCCTTCGACCGTTACAGAATTGGACATTGGTCGTGGCCTACATTCCCAACTTGCCTTGTTGTCCGATGTTCAATCAGAGCTGCAGTCGCTGTTTGACTGGACAGGTGACCCGAACATCCTCTACGAAGACTAG
- a CDS encoding uncharacterized protein (COG:C;~EggNog:ENOG410PG0V;~InterPro:IPR023210,IPR036812;~PFAM:PF00248): MTGFNQLPARSLGKNGPLIPRIGLGLMGASGTYGQPLPEAEHLKFLDEAYQRGETFWDTADKYDDSETVLGKWFAQNPDKRKDVFLATKFGICTNPNAKDGMKNWMDSSPEYCRTAIEKSLKRLGLPYVDLYYVHRLDKVTPIEKTIEAMVALKQEGKIKYIGLSECSADSLRRAHAVHPISCVQVEYSVFCTDIESPKVQLLLTARELGVAIVAYSPLGNGFLSGAIRSREDVSKPGDVRGVLPWLRKGNIEKNVAVVDQLAEIAKGKGMTTAQLALAWLFTQGDDIFAIPGTSKIRRLEENLASLSFQLSEEEEQSIRRIAQSVVGVRFQALTGFDFADTPPL; the protein is encoded by the exons ATGACTGGTTTCAACCAACTCCCTGCTCGCTCTCTGGGCAAAAACGGCCCGCTCATTCCGCGAATCGGCCTTGGACTCATGGGTGCTAGTGGTACTTATGGTCAACCTCTTCCAGAAGCTGAGCATCTGAAGTTCCTGGACGAGGCATACCAAAGGGGTGAGACATTTTGGGATACCG CGGATAAATATGACGATTCCGAAACCGTTCTGGGCAAATGGTTCGCTCAGAACCCTGATAAACGGAAGGATGTTTTCCTGGCCACCAAATTCGGCATCTGCACCAATCCGAATGCTAAAGATGGCATGAAGAATTGGATGGATTCCAGTCCCGAGTACTGTCGGACTGCGATTGAGAAGTCATTGAAGCGTCTCGGATTGCCATATGTGGACCTGTACTACGTCCATCGCCTGGACAAAGTCACTCCTATTGAGAAGACCATCGAAGCCATGGTTGCGCTCAAGCAAGAGGGGAAGATCAAATATATTGGCTTGAGCGAGTGCAGTGCCGACTCGCTCCGTCGGGCCCATGCCGTGCACCCCATCTCGTGTGTACAGGTAGAGTATAGCGTCTTCTGCACTGATATCGAGTCCCCGAAGGTGCAGTTACTGCTTACTGCGCGCGAGCTCGGTGTGGCTATTGTGGCGTATAGCCCGCTCGGCAACGGATTCCTTAGCGGGGCAATTCGGTCGCGGGAGGACGTCAGTAAGCCCGGAGATGTCCGAGGTGTGCTTCCCTGGCTCAGGAAGGGGAATATCGAAAAGAATGTTGCTGTGGTGGACCAACTGGCGGAGATCGCGAAAGGAAAGGGTATGACCACGGCACAGCTGGCGCTGGCGTGGCTGTTCACCCAGGGTGACGACATCTTTGCCATTCCGGGAACGAGCAAAATTCGTCGATTGGAGGAGAACTTGGCAAGTCTGTCTTTCCAGTTgtcagaggaagaagaacagtCAATCCGGCGGATCGCACAAAGTGTTGTGGGTGTGCGCTTTCAGGCCTTGACTGGCTTTGACTTTGCCGATACCCCACCACTGTGA
- a CDS encoding glutamate decarboxylase (COG:E;~EggNog:ENOG410Q2HV;~InterPro:IPR010107,IPR002129,IPR015424,IPR015421;~PFAM:PF00282,PF00266;~go_function: GO:0003824 - catalytic activity [Evidence IEA];~go_function: GO:0004351 - glutamate decarboxylase activity [Evidence IEA];~go_function: GO:0016831 - carboxy-lyase activity [Evidence IEA];~go_function: GO:0030170 - pyridoxal phosphate binding [Evidence IEA];~go_process: GO:0006536 - glutamate metabolic process [Evidence IEA];~go_process: GO:0019752 - carboxylic acid metabolic process [Evidence IEA]), which translates to MVHLSTVRKESHAHQRQREERDAQAAAVSPYVYGTRYAVEELPEHSMSEHEMPAPVAYRMIKDELSLDGNPLLNLASFVTTYMEDEVQQLMSDAMSKNFIDYEQYPQTAHIQNRCVNMIAGLFHAPSLNDPSNEQDAIGTSTVGSSEAIMLAMLAMKKRWQNKRKGAGKDWSRPNIIMNSAVQVCWEKAARYFEVEERYVYCTETRYVIDPKEAVDLVDENTVGICAILGTTYTGQYEDVKAINDLLIAKNIDCPIHVDAASGGFVVPFVKPELEWDFRLEKVISINVSGHKYGLVYPGVGWVFWRAPEYLPKELIFNINYLGAEQASFTLNFSKGAPHVIGQYYQLIRLGKHGFRSIMTNLTQTADHLAAELEKLGFIIMSDGGGRGLPLVAFRLPEQEGRLYDEFALAHVLRRRGWVIPAYTMAPKCNQLRMMRIVLREDFSLHRCNLLVEDIRLGLKTLEDMDETMIKRYSTYIQTHATRGPQGHPVYGNEQHSLQGKSGKTHAVC; encoded by the exons ATGGTCCACCTGTCGACTGTCCGTAAAGAGTCCCACGCCCATCAGCGTCAGCGCGAAGAACGCGATGCGCAGGCAGCCGCAGTGTCACCTTACGTGTACGGGACGCGCTATGCAGTCGAAGAGCTTCCCGAGCATAGCATGTCGGAGCATGAAATGCCAGCCCCGGTGGCATATCGCATGATCAAAGATGAGTTGAGTTTGGATGGGAATCCCCTGCTCAA TTTAGCCAGCTTTGTCACTACCTATATG gaagatgaggtgcAGCAGCTCATGTCTGACGCCATGAGCAAGAACTTCATCGACTACGAACAGTATCCACAGACTGCACATATTCAGAACCGCTGTGTCAATATGATCGCCGGTCTGTTCCATGCACCTAGCCTCAATGACCCAAGCAACGAGCAAGACGCCATCGGCACCTCGACGGTCGGATCCTCAGAAGCGATCATGCTGGCCATGCTGGCCATGAAGAAGCGCTGGCAGAACAAACGGAAGGGAGCTGGGAAGGACTGGTCGCGCCCGAACATTATCATGAACAGTGCAGTACAAGTGTGCTGGGAGAAAGCCGCGCGGTATTTCGAGGTCGAGGAGAGATATGTCTATTGCACGGAGACCCGCTATGTTATTGACCCCAAGGAGGCGGTGGATCTGGTGGACGAAAACACGGTGGGAATCTGTGCCATTCTAGGGACAACGTACACAGGGCAGTATGAGGATGTCAAGGCAATCAATGACCTGCTGATTGCGAAGAACATCGACTGCCCAATACATGTGGATGCGGCTAGCGGCGGGTTTGTGGTGCCCTTTGTGAAACCAGAGCTGGAGTGGGACTTTCGCCTGGAAAAAGTCATCTCCATAAATGTCTCAGGGCACAAATACGGACTG GTCTATCCTGGCGTTGGTTGGGTTTTCTGGCGCGCCCCCGAATACCTTCCCAAAGAGCTCATTTTCAATATCAATTATCTGGGCGCCGAGCAGGCCAGCTTCACGCTGAACTTTTCCAAAGGCGCCCCCCACGTCATCGGGCAATACTACCAACTGATCCGGCTAGGCAAGCATGGCTTCCGATCGATCATGACCAACCTCACGCAGACTGCCGACCATCTAGCAGCAGAATTGGAGAAACTCGGCTTTATTATCATGAGTGACGGTGGAGGTCGGGGTCTTCCTCTGGTTGCATTCCGATTGCCCGAGCAAGAGGGCCGGCTGTACGACGAATTCGCCCTGGCCCATGTGCTGCGTCGCCGCGGATGGGTGATTCCGGCGTATACCATGGCGCCGAAGTGTAATCAAttgaggatgatgcggaTCGTGCTGCGTGAGGATTTTAGCTTGCACCGGTGTAACCTGCTCGTGGAGGACATCCGACTGGGTTTGAAGACGCTAGAGGATATGGATGAGACCATGATCAAGCGGTACAGCAC ATACATCCAGACACATGCTACACGCGGACCACAAGGTCATCCGGTGTATGGAAACGAGCAGCATTCGCTTCAGGGGAAGTCGGGAAAAACACATGCGGTCTGTTGA